In the Deltaproteobacteria bacterium genome, one interval contains:
- a CDS encoding nucleoside-diphosphate kinase, with product MATERTLSILKPDALQSGVLGKILTKLEEAGLKPVAMKMLHLTQQEAEGFYAVHRERPFFRSLVQYMTSGPVIVQVLEGEDAVARNREVMGATNPANAAPGTIRKLFAKSIEANSVHGSDSAENATTEIAYFFAQTELVRYDWKK from the coding sequence ATGGCGACCGAGCGGACGCTTTCCATCCTCAAGCCCGATGCGCTGCAGAGCGGCGTGCTCGGGAAGATCCTGACCAAGCTGGAAGAGGCGGGCCTCAAGCCCGTGGCGATGAAGATGCTCCACCTCACGCAGCAGGAGGCGGAGGGATTTTACGCCGTGCACCGGGAACGGCCGTTCTTCCGCAGCCTCGTGCAGTACATGACCTCAGGGCCGGTGATCGTCCAGGTGCTCGAAGGCGAGGACGCGGTGGCACGCAACCGTGAAGTGATGGGCGCGACCAACCCCGCGAACGCGGCGCCGGGCACCATCCGCAAGCTCTTCGCGAAGAGCATCGAGGCCAACAGCGTGCACGGCTCGGACTCGGCGGAGAACGCGACGACGGAAATCGCCTACTTCTTCGCACAGACCGAGCTCGTTCGGTACGACTGGAAGAAGTAG
- a CDS encoding MCE family protein, with amino-acid sequence MQSFWTPLRVGLVVALAVAAFGFGLYLIGAEKFGANRTYNVYAVFDDATGLGVRSRVQIAGIPIGQVDRVELDQQLSKAKVWLRVRRQFVLHRNATITKRSESILGDFLLDVGPGTPDQPQLQDGDEIRIVIRQPSMNDVFQSLNKIAGDISDITGNLRKVLGGTEGEDNMRTLVSRLLRISEGIERIINQSGAKLDATLANFQRFSGDLAELSSSESGDIVAILQNTRDATREARDILKTIGQVVGSNQQQGDFKESVKSLKSNLAKLDASLTNFQEITDKINKGQGTVGHLINDDKLAKNLDRASSSLTNLLGGAERLKIEVNWRSELFIGAPGGGTIDNPTNLAGITANTAYNPWTKNYFGLRIIPRPDKWYGLEIVDDPRGLTRRVETTNTANCGTLVCYPNYPDRVITTTTERQLKFSAYMAKRYGPFSGRFGILENTGGIGLKLHLLNDALTLSADAFEFANPLKDHPRVKVYLDYRFLDHLLITAGADDLVNPPRVETPDVTRIVSGRDFFLGAGLYFTDEDISKLVGLATSRF; translated from the coding sequence GTGCAATCGTTCTGGACTCCGCTGCGCGTCGGACTCGTGGTCGCCCTCGCGGTGGCCGCGTTCGGGTTCGGTTTGTACCTGATCGGCGCGGAGAAGTTCGGTGCGAACCGTACCTACAATGTCTACGCCGTGTTCGACGACGCCACCGGCCTCGGCGTCCGCTCGCGCGTCCAGATCGCGGGCATCCCCATCGGCCAGGTCGACCGCGTCGAGCTGGACCAGCAGCTTTCCAAGGCGAAGGTCTGGCTCCGCGTACGGCGCCAGTTCGTCCTCCACCGCAACGCCACCATCACCAAGCGCAGCGAATCCATCCTCGGCGACTTCCTCCTCGACGTCGGCCCGGGCACGCCGGACCAGCCCCAGCTGCAGGACGGCGACGAGATCCGCATCGTCATCCGCCAGCCCTCGATGAACGACGTATTCCAGTCGCTGAACAAGATCGCCGGTGACATCTCCGACATCACCGGCAACCTGCGGAAGGTCCTGGGCGGCACCGAAGGCGAGGACAACATGCGCACGCTGGTGTCGCGGCTGTTGCGCATCAGCGAAGGGATCGAGCGCATCATCAACCAGAGCGGCGCGAAGCTCGACGCGACCCTGGCCAACTTCCAGCGCTTCTCCGGCGATCTGGCGGAGCTCTCCTCGAGCGAAAGCGGCGACATCGTGGCCATCCTGCAGAACACCCGGGACGCGACGCGGGAGGCGCGGGACATCCTGAAGACCATCGGCCAGGTCGTGGGCTCGAACCAGCAGCAGGGCGATTTCAAGGAAAGCGTGAAGAGCCTGAAGTCGAACCTCGCCAAGCTTGACGCCTCGCTCACCAACTTCCAGGAGATCACCGACAAGATCAACAAGGGGCAGGGCACCGTCGGCCATCTCATCAACGACGACAAGCTCGCGAAGAACCTCGACCGCGCATCCTCCTCGCTCACCAATCTCCTGGGGGGCGCGGAGAGGCTGAAGATCGAGGTGAACTGGCGCAGCGAGCTGTTCATCGGCGCGCCCGGCGGCGGCACCATCGACAACCCGACCAACCTGGCCGGAATCACCGCGAACACGGCCTACAATCCGTGGACCAAGAACTACTTCGGTCTCCGGATCATCCCCAGGCCCGACAAGTGGTACGGGCTCGAGATCGTCGACGATCCACGCGGACTCACCCGGCGGGTGGAGACCACGAACACCGCCAATTGCGGCACGCTGGTGTGCTATCCGAACTACCCCGACAGGGTGATCACCACCACCACCGAACGGCAGCTCAAGTTCAGCGCCTACATGGCGAAGCGCTATGGGCCGTTCAGCGGACGGTTCGGCATTCTCGAGAACACGGGCGGGATCGGCCTCAAACTGCACTTGCTGAACGACGCGCTCACCTTGTCGGCCGACGCGTTCGAGTTCGCCAACCCTCTCAAGGACCATCCACGGGTGAAGGTGTACTTGGATTACCGGTTCCTCGATCACCTCCTGATCACCGCCGGCGCCGACGATCTGGTCAATCCTCCGCGGGTCGAGACGCCGGATGTGACCCGGATCGTGTCCGGCCGTGACTTCTTCCTCGGAGCCGGGCTCTATTTCACCGACGAGGACATCAGCAAGCTGGTCGGACTCGCCACCTCGCGCTTCTGA
- a CDS encoding ABC transporter ATP-binding protein, which produces MIDVQDLWKSFAGFGVLKGINLKMMEGTTTVVLGGSGSGKTVLMKHIMGLFKPDRGQVIVDGQNVSTMGRQELAVFRERMGMVFQSSALFDSMTVGDNVAFPLREHNTTGMSEKEILEKVKEKLAVVDLHEVEQKFPAELSGGMRKRVGLARAIIRDPKIVLYDEPTTGLDPITTESVDEMIIHARERLSVTSVVISHDIGSAFHIGDHIAVINEGRIVAEGTPAEVRKTKEPFTQHFLATWFGRT; this is translated from the coding sequence GTGATCGACGTTCAGGATTTGTGGAAGAGTTTCGCTGGTTTCGGCGTACTGAAGGGCATCAACCTCAAGATGATGGAGGGCACCACCACCGTGGTGTTGGGCGGGTCGGGGAGCGGCAAGACGGTGCTGATGAAGCACATCATGGGACTCTTCAAGCCGGACCGCGGTCAGGTCATCGTGGACGGCCAGAACGTCTCCACGATGGGCCGGCAGGAGCTGGCCGTCTTCCGCGAGCGGATGGGCATGGTATTCCAGAGCTCCGCCCTCTTCGATTCGATGACGGTGGGCGACAACGTCGCCTTCCCATTGCGCGAGCACAACACGACTGGCATGTCCGAGAAGGAGATCCTGGAAAAGGTGAAGGAAAAGCTCGCGGTCGTCGATCTGCACGAGGTCGAACAGAAGTTCCCCGCCGAGCTGTCCGGGGGCATGCGCAAGCGCGTCGGACTTGCGCGTGCCATCATTCGCGATCCCAAGATCGTGCTTTATGACGAACCGACCACCGGGTTGGATCCGATCACGACCGAGAGCGTCGACGAGATGATCATCCATGCGCGCGAGCGGCTCTCCGTCACCAGCGTGGTCATTTCCCATGACATCGGGTCTGCCTTTCATATCGGCGATCACATCGCGGTGATCAACGAGGGCCGCATCGTGGCGGAAGGAACACCGGCGGAAGTGCGCAAGACCAAAGAGCCGTTTACACAGCACTTTCTCGCGACGTGGTTTGGAAGGACGTAG
- a CDS encoding ABC transporter permease yields MAEQTAVAPKPRPSWLKPLERPLVVLGELSLFTGQSVMAIARRPYRVGLLMVQLEFMAYGSMFVVGLTGLFTGMVLALQTVYAFGLFNAQSLVGATVEISLARELAPIFTCIVLVARVGSAAATELGTMRVTEQIDALETMAVDPLNYLVVPRIVAAAIAAPLLTFGAYGIAVWAKDLSPGTFLNRIQTLVEVKDITNGLGKASVIGFVVTMIACYRGYRAEGGARGVGIATTQAVVGGLVAIFAIDYVYTAISLSGPQQPGGGLGG; encoded by the coding sequence ATGGCCGAGCAGACCGCCGTGGCCCCGAAGCCGCGACCGAGCTGGCTGAAGCCGCTGGAGCGCCCGCTGGTGGTGCTCGGCGAGCTGTCTTTGTTCACGGGCCAGTCGGTGATGGCCATCGCGCGCCGGCCGTACCGGGTTGGCCTCCTGATGGTGCAGCTCGAGTTCATGGCTTACGGCTCGATGTTCGTGGTCGGCCTCACCGGTCTCTTCACCGGAATGGTGCTGGCGCTGCAGACGGTCTACGCCTTCGGGCTCTTCAACGCGCAATCGCTGGTCGGCGCCACCGTGGAGATTTCACTCGCGCGCGAGCTGGCGCCGATCTTCACCTGCATCGTCCTGGTGGCGCGCGTCGGATCCGCCGCCGCCACCGAATTGGGGACCATGCGCGTCACCGAGCAGATCGACGCGCTCGAGACCATGGCGGTGGATCCGCTCAACTACCTCGTCGTCCCGCGCATCGTCGCCGCGGCCATCGCCGCGCCGCTGTTGACCTTCGGCGCCTACGGCATCGCGGTCTGGGCAAAGGACCTCTCGCCGGGGACGTTCCTCAACCGCATCCAGACGCTGGTCGAGGTCAAGGACATCACCAACGGCCTGGGCAAGGCCTCGGTGATCGGCTTCGTCGTCACCATGATCGCCTGCTACCGCGGGTACCGTGCCGAGGGCGGGGCGCGCGGCGTCGGCATTGCCACCACGCAGGCGGTGGTCGGCGGCCTCGTGGCCATCTTCGCCATCGACTACGTCTACACGGCGATCTCGCTGAGCGGCCCTCAGCAGCCGGGCGGAGGATTGGGAGGATGA
- a CDS encoding cytochrome c, whose amino-acid sequence MRARTTMVSVARMWLAVLLAVAPADAARAYSLLSYVGGDYASAVGPRGEVISRQELDEQSAFATDAAEGLRAAGAADLAEQADCLRSRIVALAAPPEVMALARALAARVAARFKLAMIPERAPDLRRGNELYLQACAACHGADGSPRVGQLELTTQPTAFSSRQQVARLSPQRIFSAVSFGVPGTAMPSFSDAFDEAARWDLAFAVLLLPHPPEELRRGEELVRKLPRRPDWLQLAVRTDDQLRGSLQQSPFSAEDREAVIAAVRATFADAKVTTADANRGR is encoded by the coding sequence TTGCGCGCCCGGACGACGATGGTCAGCGTCGCGCGCATGTGGCTCGCCGTGCTCCTCGCCGTCGCTCCCGCGGACGCGGCGCGCGCGTATTCGCTGCTCTCGTATGTCGGCGGCGACTACGCATCGGCGGTCGGTCCTCGCGGCGAAGTGATCTCGCGCCAGGAGCTGGACGAGCAGAGCGCCTTCGCAACCGACGCGGCAGAGGGCCTCCGCGCGGCGGGAGCTGCGGATCTCGCGGAGCAGGCCGATTGCCTTCGCAGCCGAATCGTGGCTCTGGCGGCGCCCCCCGAAGTGATGGCGCTTGCGCGAGCGCTGGCGGCGCGCGTGGCGGCCCGGTTCAAGTTGGCGATGATCCCCGAGCGCGCCCCGGACCTCCGCCGCGGAAACGAACTGTATCTGCAGGCCTGCGCGGCCTGTCACGGCGCGGACGGCTCGCCGCGCGTCGGGCAGCTCGAGCTTACGACGCAGCCGACGGCATTCTCGTCGAGGCAGCAGGTGGCGCGCCTCAGTCCGCAACGCATCTTCTCGGCCGTCAGCTTCGGCGTACCGGGCACCGCGATGCCGTCGTTCTCCGACGCGTTCGACGAGGCGGCGCGCTGGGATCTGGCGTTCGCCGTCCTCCTCCTCCCGCACCCGCCGGAAGAGCTGCGGCGCGGCGAGGAGCTGGTGCGCAAGCTGCCGCGGCGACCGGACTGGCTGCAGCTGGCGGTGCGTACCGACGATCAGCTCCGCGGCTCGCTCCAGCAAAGCCCATTCTCCGCCGAAGATCGCGAAGCGGTGATCGCCGCGGTGCGGGCGACGTTCGCCGACGCGAAGGTCACGACGGCAGACGCCAATCGCGGGCGGTGA
- a CDS encoding NAD(P)/FAD-dependent oxidoreductase, whose protein sequence is MAKEVIVVGAGFGGLEAARTLAGHPAAQVTIVDQRNHHLFQPLLYQVATAGLNPADIAVPVRAQFTRAANVSVRLGRAAAVDLAQRQIALEGGTKLPWDFLILACGAQHSYFGHPEWEEFAPGLKTLEQATEIRRRILFAFESAENEPDASAQRQLLTFVIVGGGPTGVELAGAIADISRTVLVRDFRRIDPASARVLLIEAGPRILPAFAEELSRRATDDLRALGVEVRTSSAVSGIDAHGVNVGSERIEAKSVFWAAGVQASSLSRSLGVELDRAGRVKVNADLSIPGHPDAFVIGDMAHRDEEGYGLVPGLAPAAIQEGGAAARNVLASIDGRPRTPFRYRDKGMMATIGKHRAIAQTGRFRLTGYLAWLAWLFIHILYLIGFRNRLVVFSQWVWSYVFSKRAARLITARDWRLPS, encoded by the coding sequence ATGGCGAAAGAAGTGATCGTGGTCGGCGCCGGTTTCGGCGGCCTGGAGGCGGCGAGGACGCTCGCGGGGCACCCGGCGGCGCAGGTCACCATCGTCGATCAACGAAATCATCACCTCTTCCAGCCGCTGCTGTATCAGGTGGCCACGGCGGGCCTGAACCCGGCGGACATCGCCGTGCCGGTGCGCGCGCAGTTCACCCGGGCCGCGAACGTGAGCGTGCGATTGGGACGCGCCGCCGCCGTCGATCTCGCGCAGCGACAGATCGCGCTGGAAGGCGGGACGAAGCTTCCGTGGGACTTCCTGATCCTCGCCTGCGGAGCCCAGCACAGTTACTTCGGGCATCCGGAATGGGAGGAGTTCGCCCCGGGACTGAAGACGCTCGAGCAAGCCACGGAGATCCGCCGGCGCATCCTCTTCGCCTTCGAGTCGGCGGAGAACGAGCCCGATGCTTCCGCGCAGCGGCAGCTCCTCACGTTCGTGATCGTCGGCGGAGGGCCGACGGGCGTCGAGCTCGCCGGAGCCATCGCCGACATCAGCCGGACGGTGCTGGTGCGCGACTTCCGCCGGATCGATCCGGCCAGCGCGCGCGTTCTCTTGATCGAGGCAGGGCCCCGCATCCTGCCTGCGTTCGCCGAAGAGCTCTCCCGCCGCGCGACGGACGATCTGCGCGCGCTCGGCGTCGAGGTGCGCACGTCTTCGGCGGTGAGCGGCATCGATGCGCATGGGGTGAACGTCGGCAGCGAGCGGATCGAGGCGAAGAGCGTCTTCTGGGCAGCCGGCGTCCAGGCCTCGAGCCTTTCACGGTCGCTCGGCGTCGAGCTGGACCGCGCGGGCAGGGTGAAGGTGAACGCGGATCTTTCCATCCCCGGCCACCCCGATGCTTTCGTCATCGGCGACATGGCTCACCGCGACGAGGAGGGATATGGCCTGGTGCCGGGGTTGGCGCCGGCCGCCATCCAGGAAGGCGGTGCGGCGGCGCGCAACGTCCTCGCCTCGATCGACGGCCGGCCACGGACGCCATTCCGTTACCGCGACAAGGGGATGATGGCCACCATCGGCAAGCACAGGGCCATCGCGCAGACCGGCCGGTTCCGGCTCACCGGCTATCTCGCCTGGCTCGCCTGGCTCTTCATCCACATCCTCTACCTGATCGGCTTCCGCAATCGCCTGGTGGTCTTCTCGCAATGGGTGTGGAGCTACGTGTTTTCCAAGCGTGCGGCGCGATTGATCACCGCCCGCGATTGGCGTCTGCCGTCGTGA
- the alr gene encoding alanine racemase, with amino-acid sequence MGSRFPAESSWLEIDAAALAHNAATFREVLGAGVRLGGVLKGNAYGHGFAEVLPFAHAACDALYVIDARDALAIREFEARTAAPPRELLVLGPVGPDEAVELARARIGLALTDAGQARFVPALRAAGVRLRGHVHVDTGLGREGFAAGELSSALAFLAGAPDAIEVAGVLSHFANTEDVTEQSYAAQQLAAFDEGVRRVREALRIPTALERHIAASAAALLLPQARHDVVRIGISLYGLWPSSETRLSARALLGRVPELKPALSWRCRSQLTKWLPAGSFVGYGCTYRCPVATRIAVLPMGYYDGYPRLLSSRAHALVNGQRCPVLGRVMMNHVVIDVTRATQDEGPVTATLLGRDGDEQVSADQLAVWAQTINYEIVTRIGAHLRRVVI; translated from the coding sequence ATGGGGTCGCGCTTTCCGGCGGAATCGTCGTGGCTCGAGATCGATGCCGCGGCTCTGGCGCACAACGCGGCCACCTTCCGCGAAGTGCTCGGCGCCGGCGTGCGCCTGGGCGGCGTGCTCAAGGGCAACGCCTACGGGCACGGGTTCGCGGAGGTGCTGCCCTTCGCACACGCCGCCTGCGATGCGCTCTACGTGATCGACGCGCGCGACGCGCTCGCCATCCGCGAGTTCGAGGCGCGCACCGCGGCGCCGCCGCGGGAACTGCTTGTGCTCGGGCCGGTCGGCCCGGACGAGGCGGTCGAGCTCGCTCGCGCCCGGATCGGCCTGGCCCTGACCGATGCGGGACAGGCGCGATTCGTCCCCGCGCTCCGCGCTGCCGGGGTTCGCCTGCGGGGTCATGTCCATGTGGACACCGGGCTCGGTCGCGAGGGGTTCGCCGCAGGCGAGCTTTCGTCCGCGCTCGCTTTCCTCGCCGGGGCGCCGGACGCGATCGAGGTTGCCGGAGTGCTTTCCCACTTCGCCAACACCGAAGATGTGACCGAGCAGAGCTACGCTGCGCAGCAGCTTGCGGCGTTCGACGAAGGCGTGCGGCGGGTGCGCGAGGCGCTGCGGATCCCGACGGCGCTCGAGCGGCACATCGCCGCCAGCGCCGCCGCCCTGCTCCTGCCTCAGGCGCGGCATGACGTCGTCCGGATCGGCATCTCGCTTTACGGGCTCTGGCCATCGAGCGAGACGCGGCTCTCGGCCCGCGCCCTGCTGGGCCGCGTGCCCGAGCTGAAGCCGGCGCTGTCCTGGCGCTGCCGCAGCCAGCTCACGAAATGGCTTCCGGCTGGAAGCTTCGTCGGGTACGGCTGCACGTACCGCTGTCCGGTGGCAACGCGGATCGCGGTGCTGCCGATGGGCTACTACGACGGATATCCGCGGTTGCTCTCCTCGCGTGCGCATGCGCTGGTCAACGGGCAGCGCTGCCCCGTGCTCGGACGCGTGATGATGAACCACGTCGTCATCGACGTCACACGCGCTACGCAGGACGAAGGGCCCGTCACCGCCACGCTGCTCGGGCGCGACGGGGACGAGCAGGTGTCCGCCGATCAACTCGCCGTCTGGGCGCAAACCATCAACTACGAGATCGTCACGCGAATCGGCGCGCACCTTCGCCGCGTTGTGATCTAA
- a CDS encoding RluA family pseudouridine synthase, which translates to MRILHHDAQVLAVDKPAGVLTVPGRGSGGPALSEEVRAIAPDALPVHRLDRDTSGVVLFAVTREAHRALNAAFESRRAEKTYLALVRGDLAKPQRINASLREPRGGRVRVAGNNQGGRAAQTAVEPKERFGGYTFCACRPRTGRTHQIRVHLALIGHPLACDPRYGDDRGLRVGDLWSGAPDPATVVLARTPLHAAALRIPHPRGRGWLWVESPLPDDIARCLDLLRAARRLSTF; encoded by the coding sequence GTGCGGATCCTCCACCACGACGCCCAGGTCCTCGCCGTCGACAAACCTGCCGGCGTGCTGACCGTTCCCGGCCGCGGCAGCGGCGGGCCGGCATTGTCCGAAGAGGTTCGCGCAATCGCCCCCGATGCCCTGCCCGTGCACCGGCTGGACCGGGACACTTCGGGCGTCGTCCTGTTCGCCGTGACGCGCGAGGCGCATCGGGCGCTGAACGCGGCTTTCGAGAGCAGGCGCGCGGAGAAGACGTACCTGGCGCTCGTCCGCGGCGATCTCGCCAAGCCGCAGCGCATCAACGCTTCGCTGCGAGAGCCGCGAGGGGGTCGGGTCCGGGTCGCCGGGAACAACCAGGGGGGCCGTGCGGCGCAGACGGCGGTCGAGCCGAAGGAACGATTCGGCGGATACACCTTCTGCGCTTGCCGGCCGCGGACCGGCCGCACGCACCAGATCCGCGTCCATCTCGCCCTGATCGGCCATCCGCTGGCGTGCGATCCACGCTACGGAGACGACCGTGGGTTGCGGGTCGGAGACCTCTGGTCGGGGGCGCCCGATCCGGCGACCGTCGTGCTGGCCCGCACACCGTTGCACGCTGCCGCCCTGCGCATCCCGCATCCGCGCGGGCGGGGCTGGCTCTGGGTCGAGTCGCCGCTTCCCGACGACATCGCGCGCTGCCTGGATCTGCTCCGGGCCGCGCGCCGCCTGTCGACCTTCTGA
- a CDS encoding DUF3187 family protein, translated as MHGQGIGGDCANLFGQCRPAAAAAGNGQHAGRFVDGEDLGVVVEDPHGPDANRLGASEWTLPAFGVSSRCVFALVAALVAAGGPLGLRTQGPLRELFLEVTAADARPIEHPEIDVRWSVANTWNEPMSLRRGSEWASQTMDEQADALTLRVRAPWPGFATVWTALEWKVTEHWGGWSDAPIESWHSLTGAFNYQRSFYRRNQVRLLYADAQGTAFDVRSSTLAPGDLTARTQILLLDAPLAVAARVDLKIPFGSLSSAGGSGGFDAGAGLVATWALSPVAALHAIVAVSRFSNLSASTALQPKRWHFSAEASFELEVGGVTLLIEDRLLSPLLQPGWGRSDGNSDQDALLSSGLYADFRPHNQISFGLRRGRITTWLSEDFTPGHNAASVLKWAWVSNAPDIVVGIAFTQPL; from the coding sequence GTGCACGGGCAGGGCATCGGGGGCGATTGCGCGAACCTCTTCGGACAATGCCGGCCCGCCGCTGCCGCGGCCGGGAACGGTCAGCACGCCGGCAGGTTTGTCGACGGCGAGGACCTGGGCGTCGTGGTGGAGGATCCGCACGGACCGGACGCTAACAGACTGGGGGCGTCGGAATGGACGTTACCAGCATTCGGAGTAAGTTCCCGCTGCGTGTTCGCGCTCGTTGCCGCCCTCGTCGCCGCCGGTGGCCCGCTGGGCTTGCGCACCCAAGGACCGCTCCGGGAGCTGTTTCTCGAGGTCACCGCGGCGGACGCGCGGCCGATCGAGCATCCCGAGATCGACGTGCGCTGGAGCGTCGCCAACACCTGGAACGAGCCGATGAGCCTCCGGCGCGGCAGCGAGTGGGCCAGCCAGACGATGGACGAGCAGGCCGACGCGCTGACTCTGCGCGTGAGAGCCCCGTGGCCGGGTTTCGCGACCGTGTGGACCGCCTTGGAGTGGAAGGTGACGGAGCACTGGGGCGGCTGGAGCGACGCGCCGATCGAATCGTGGCATTCGCTGACCGGCGCCTTCAACTACCAGCGGTCGTTCTATCGCCGAAACCAGGTCCGGCTGCTCTATGCCGATGCGCAGGGAACGGCCTTCGACGTGCGCTCCTCCACGCTGGCGCCCGGCGACCTCACCGCTCGCACGCAGATCCTCTTGCTCGACGCTCCGCTCGCCGTGGCGGCGCGAGTGGACCTCAAGATCCCCTTCGGCTCGCTTTCGTCGGCCGGAGGGTCCGGCGGTTTCGATGCCGGCGCCGGGCTGGTCGCGACCTGGGCGCTCTCGCCGGTCGCGGCGCTGCACGCGATCGTCGCGGTCAGCCGCTTCTCCAACCTGTCCGCGTCTACCGCCCTGCAACCCAAGCGGTGGCACTTCAGCGCCGAAGCGTCGTTCGAGCTGGAAGTGGGCGGCGTGACGCTGCTGATCGAAGACCGGTTGCTCTCGCCGCTCCTGCAGCCGGGATGGGGTCGCTCGGACGGGAACTCGGATCAGGACGCGCTCCTCTCCAGCGGCCTGTACGCGGACTTCCGCCCGCACAACCAGATCAGCTTCGGCCTGCGACGCGGGCGAATCACCACCTGGCTGAGCGAGGACTTCACGCCCGGTCACAACGCGGCGAGCGTGCTGAAATGGGCCTGGGTCTCCAATGCGCCCGACATCGTCGTGGGCATCGCCTTCACCCAGCCGCTGTAG
- a CDS encoding insulinase family protein: MIAHDVALPPLQIEKLPSGLTLLAVQKRGLPLFHVRLSLPAGACEDPRGKAGLAQFTVDLLRRGTKRRPAQDVDEMIESMGAQLFSDVSMEEAALALTVPAELAERALDALLEVALEPAFEEAEVAAGRRRTIAALQSELDEPSTVAGRALVSLGYGPGHPYSHPAPGFRRDVETFQREDALSFHATRYQQQGALLAAVGQSAPGELIDLLKRKLQQWEPSWPGRSQRGALQFAALAPSQTNRAVVIHKPDATQAQVRIVAPGLPRSTPRYAEAVVANTALGGGFTSLLVDAIRVDRGLSYSVSTRLHMNRRAGLSVFASFTKNETLRELVDLAFERMRAYAAAGPEEEAIDKARRFLAGLFPLGLESHEALAEQIADALLDGLGLEHLKTYRSRVLAVTSAQAREMAAELSPARDGALLIVVGEAEASRRALDGLCPIEVRQLEEFG, encoded by the coding sequence GTGATCGCGCACGACGTCGCCCTCCCGCCGCTGCAGATCGAGAAGCTCCCTTCCGGCCTCACTCTGCTCGCCGTGCAGAAGCGCGGACTACCCCTGTTCCATGTGCGCCTCTCATTGCCGGCCGGCGCGTGCGAGGATCCGCGCGGCAAGGCCGGGCTGGCGCAGTTCACCGTGGACCTGTTGCGGCGCGGAACGAAACGGCGCCCCGCCCAGGACGTCGACGAAATGATCGAGTCGATGGGCGCGCAGCTCTTCAGCGACGTCTCGATGGAAGAAGCAGCGTTGGCATTGACCGTCCCGGCCGAGCTCGCCGAGCGCGCCCTCGATGCGCTCCTCGAGGTTGCGCTCGAACCGGCCTTCGAGGAAGCCGAGGTCGCCGCCGGGCGGCGACGCACCATCGCCGCGCTGCAGAGCGAGCTCGACGAACCGAGCACCGTCGCGGGACGGGCGCTGGTCTCACTCGGATACGGGCCGGGACATCCCTATTCGCATCCAGCACCGGGATTCCGCCGCGACGTGGAGACCTTCCAGCGCGAGGACGCGCTCAGCTTCCACGCCACCCGCTACCAGCAACAGGGCGCTCTGCTCGCGGCCGTTGGACAGTCCGCGCCAGGTGAGCTGATCGATCTGCTCAAGCGCAAGCTTCAGCAATGGGAACCGTCGTGGCCCGGCCGCAGCCAGCGGGGAGCGCTGCAGTTCGCCGCCCTTGCGCCCTCGCAGACGAACCGCGCCGTCGTGATCCACAAGCCCGACGCCACCCAGGCGCAGGTCCGCATCGTGGCTCCCGGCCTGCCGCGCTCGACCCCGCGGTACGCAGAGGCGGTCGTCGCGAACACCGCGCTGGGCGGTGGGTTCACTTCGCTGCTGGTCGACGCGATCCGCGTGGATCGCGGCCTCTCCTACTCCGTATCGACGCGGCTGCACATGAACCGGCGGGCGGGCCTGAGCGTCTTCGCCAGCTTCACCAAGAACGAAACGCTCCGCGAGCTCGTCGACCTCGCTTTCGAGCGGATGCGCGCGTACGCCGCTGCCGGACCTGAAGAGGAGGCGATCGACAAGGCGCGCCGGTTTCTCGCCGGCCTCTTCCCGCTGGGCCTGGAAAGCCATGAGGCACTGGCCGAGCAGATCGCCGACGCGCTCCTCGACGGTCTCGGCCTCGAGCACCTCAAGACCTACCGCAGTCGGGTGCTGGCGGTGACGTCGGCGCAGGCGCGGGAAATGGCGGCGGAGCTGTCTCCAGCGCGCGACGGGGCGCTCTTGATCGTCGTCGGGGAGGCGGAGGCTTCGCGCCGCGCGCTGGACGGCCTCTGCCCGATCGAAGTGCGCCAGCTCGAGGAATTCGGCTAG